The Vitis vinifera cultivar Pinot Noir 40024 chromosome 7, ASM3070453v1 genomic interval GCCCAATGAAGCCCACACTGCCACATTCATTTAAGAAGTTGAGTTccaaattcaagaaaaaaatcgGAAGCTAACCTGCTAAGTTCAAGTTTGTCCTTGTAACACCACAAAACAGTAGGTCTAGATTTGATCACCGCCTTACTCAACATGTAGTGAAGATTCACAATCTGTTCAAATCAAAACAGGATTAGCAAACGcgacatataaataatataagaaaGAACGGAGAGTAGCGAGTAGTGGCAGAAAGTGCCTGGTCACGAGACTTGTCGCCGATAATAACGAACATAGAACGGTGTCTAGTTTTGACGCCGTTTTCGATCAGAGTTCTGATGCGCTCGTCCACTTTCTTCCTCATTTTTAGATACTCTAGtcacaaataaaattattgcgCTGAAGCTAGGCGAGGAAAGTATCCAGCGGATGGGCGGCCGCAGAAAGAGTGGCAGTAGCGGCGGCGGGTGGCTGAGCACGCGCGGCCGAGTTGTAGGTGGAAGACGGTTTGGTTCGCCGGAGACAGAGCGTATTTATCCGGCGGCGAATCCGGAGATAGAAGACAGTCGGTGAGGCGGGGAGAGCGGCGGTCGTGAACTTGCTGTTGAGAGACGTTTTATTtgtagaagagaaaaaagaggaGGGCAGAAGCGAGCTCAGGGGAActattcatattattttctttttggaaactaaataaaaatatattctgtTATTATTGGGGTAACGTCATGCCGTGGGCCAAGCCCAACACAGAGAAGACCCAACCCAAAAATCCGAAAATGTTACAAGCTTGCACTGATTAAGGGGTGTTTGGTTACTAGAAAAATGGCGGAAAATGAAAcagaaaatgttaagaaaatttATGAGAAAATTATGCTTTAGGGGTATATAAAACTAATAATGGGCTTAATGTCGTgtaaaattaaactaaagagttaataaatatttataattgaattaaaagatttgattttttcataatGTCAAAAATacccattattttttaataatgtcaAATATATCCTTAgatataaaaatgtataaaatgaatttatattatatattaaattgagaagcataaaaatttataaaagataaatCCTAAAACCCCAGGCTCTCAAGTCTCAACTGCCTCTCCACTGTCCCATTTTCGATCACGAtgggttcttcttcttcaatcaCCACTGTCTCACTCCACTATCAACCGAAATCTCACCTTTTCAGGTCTTCAAAACCCGTCTCCTTCAACCCGCTCGATCTCCACAGGTCACTCTCGCTCCCATATCACTCAACCAAGCTTCATATTTCCCCAAAACCCTCATATATCTCCACACCCTTTTCTCAATTCCATGTTCCCAGGATACCCACTTCAAATTTCTCAAGGATTGCCAATCATCTTATCCCAAAGGaggaaattttcaaatttttttcagaaaaagTTGTGGTTTTTCTTGTTGGGTCAGTCATTTTCATGTGGTGTCTGGGTGCTAGGCCAGCAATGGCATTACCTGCTCATATGGGCAGATATAGTTCAaatgtggaacaaaagagagaTGCCCAGGATAGTGAGAGTGAACATGACGACATGTATGCGAAGATATTGGAGAAGGACCCAAGGAATGTTGAAGCATTGAAGGTGGTTTTGTATGGGAAGATGAGGAGAGGGAAAACAAAGGAGGCTGTGGAGTATGTGGAGAGGTTGATTGACATTGAACCGGACGAAGTTGAATGGAGGCTTTTGCAGGCGCTTTCTTATGAGATTATGGGGCATCTGAGTAAGGCTAAAAGGCTGTTCAAGGAAATTTTGAAGGAGAGGCCACTGCTGCTCAGAGCTTTACATGTATGTTCTCAATTAAGTAATCTTATTTGTGTTAGTTTAACATTTGTGCAGCTTTCTATATACTTGAATTGaatttattgttgttttttgtgctTAGAAAGGGGTGTAAAATGTAGCTAGTTAGATACGTACTGAATCACACGGTCATATCTCGTTTGACTCTAAATAGAGTTATAAGTCGAAGATAATTACTAAGGTCTCTCAGGAATGTGAAACATCTGACCTTATATTTATTTGGTAGGCATAATTTCACCAGGCTGCATTATGAATCTATGCTGGGAATGTTGGTGGGTTCATTTTGATCacctaatttatttaatcaatttttgtttgaactttAAACAAATCATTTAGGAAGGGTTTACTCTCCTATTTTACAAGAAGTGGTCATTGTACAAGAAAGAAGAAGTGAGGAGAGGGTAGGTCGAATTGCCTCGCCTGCTGAGAAGGATTTATAAAAAGGGAACAACAGTCAGAAGGATCCATATTTGAACCATATCTTAAGTGGGTTCATGGAGCATCTCTCCTTGGTTATAAAGGACCATGGTGCCACTTCTGAGACACCTGAATTCAGTCTGTCAGTTGAAGTCGGTTTGGGTCTGTGAAGAGTTGCTGCAAAGGTTGAAGCCAGTGGGGTATGATTTCCATTTTGGATGTCATTCATGGAAACCTGTTCTGTACTCATTCTTGCCACCTGCTAtagctttgttttttttttttctttcccctcTTCAAATTCGAAAGAAATCAATCGGCTGGATCAACCTCTTGCAGTATATCGATTCATAAAGTTGATTTATGCTCTATGATCTTTACTAGTTTTATCCCTCTTACATTTCCTCTTTCACTGGCACGTGGGAACCTTGAAATTGATTAAATGATGCCACAAATTGATGGATCTTATCGATAGGTTGGGTTGAGCCGTTTCTTTAGGGAAGTGGCGTGGCAGTCTTTTTCATTCCTGTTACTGTTCTAAATGCTGGTTGTCTATGCCCCATGTACATTATGTTGTGCCctcttcttttaaaaaatctgttttaattttctttgtcaCAGAGATTAGTCTCAATTGAAAAAGGTATGGACATGAGTCTTTGGTAACCAATGTGATAACAAGGCGATTAACATGGAGAAAAGGCCTGTAATAGGAATTTCCTTTTCTCGTAGCTGTTTTTCATGTGCATATTTACTGAATTTCTCTCATCCATGAATTGTTGGAAAGAAATACATCTGAATCGACTAAAGGTTGTGAATTTTAAGTTGTGTAGCCTGTCTTCATGCTTGCTACTTGTTCAAGGGGTTATGACCCTTATAAAGTTAGTATCAATAGCAAAAACATCTCTATCCATACAACAATAATTCAATATGTTTAATGTCATTTAGGTATGCATCATACTTCTAAAGGAAGATTTGCTTTTAAAAGTCACTAAAATGGTTTCCTATGTTCTATTTGCAACACATGCCAAACCATGCGCTAGTTTGTTAAACTACTTTGAGTCTTAAAGAacttaaatttctttaaaagaGTCTCATTTCCTGGGCTTGGAAGTGCCTAGAGCGACTAGGGCACACGAATGTACAAATATTTCaactatatacaattttttattttttattttctaatcagGATACAAGTTTATAGTATATCAAAGATTGTGAATTACCATTTTGTGGACACTAATGGCTAGTTCTTTTTTCAGGGGTGATCTCTTGTAGACACTAACCTCGTTGCTTGTATCTCTTCTTCTATAGGGTTTGGCATTGGTGATGCACAAGAACCATGAGGGCCCAGATGCCGTGTTTGAGATGCTAAATAATGCTTTGGAAGTTGCTCGTCATCAAAAAAGAGTCACTGAGGAGAGAAGCATAAGGATTCTAATTGCACAAATGCATGTTGTACAGGTAATAACCAGTCCCTCAACAGCTCAACTTTAGGAATCCATTAACCTGTTCTATTTTGGGGTCAGTGGTAGGATATCCCATGAAAATAATTCCATTAGCTTGTCCAAGTGATGGCACATATCCATCCTTTAAATTGGAAGCAGTATAAGAATAGTGACTGCAAGCAGATATATGCATGCTGTGTATTGGATCGGTAGGACCCATGGCCTTGAAGATGGGATGTACCTATGATTTTCTCAATCACAACCTATTATTACATTCACATCTACACATTTCAGGGAGACTTGGAGGAGGGCTTGAAGAAATTTCAAGATCTAGTTGATGAGAATCCTCGTGACTTTCGGCCTTATCTTTGCCAGGTAATGAAAATACTTGCTTACTTGCTGCTATTGGGATCTGGTAAACATGATCTTTGACACTCTCTTTTGTCAAAAGTTTCATTGCCTGTAATGGTTTGTTTAAGGTTTCAAAACTACATGGATTTTTTAAGTCTCCCTTAGAATTTTCCTATTTGTTGGGGAACCACCTCTTAATAAGAGGTCAAGAACTAAGCCTCAACCTACCCTCCACCAGTGGCCAAACATTGGCTGATGTTTGAAGTTGTATTATCAAACAAAAATGTTGTTTGCCACTTTGTTCTCTATATGAAATCATTTTTCAgtaaaaagggggaaaaagaaaaaagaaacaggaAAAGGAACTAGTAAGAAATTGGCTGCTAACAGGATTAGAAGGATAGGGTGGTTTGGTTGGGACCAAAGATTGA includes:
- the LOC100254208 gene encoding protein SLOW GREEN 1, chloroplastic, whose product is MGSSSSITTVSLHYQPKSHLFRSSKPVSFNPLDLHRSLSLPYHSTKLHISPKPSYISTPFSQFHVPRIPTSNFSRIANHLIPKEEIFKFFSEKVVVFLVGSVIFMWCLGARPAMALPAHMGRYSSNVEQKRDAQDSESEHDDMYAKILEKDPRNVEALKVVLYGKMRRGKTKEAVEYVERLIDIEPDEVEWRLLQALSYEIMGHLSKAKRLFKEILKERPLLLRALHGLALVMHKNHEGPDAVFEMLNNALEVARHQKRVTEERSIRILIAQMHVVQGDLEEGLKKFQDLVDENPRDFRPYLCQGIIYSLLDKKKEAQEQFEIYRTLVPEEFPQRGFLNDVVSAAKAKSRERFHKEFQAEFSNIR